One Cucumis sativus cultivar 9930 chromosome 1, Cucumber_9930_V3, whole genome shotgun sequence DNA segment encodes these proteins:
- the LOC101202739 gene encoding ATP-dependent 6-phosphofructokinase 7: MATTGNNIDSSKAKIVHGDGGYVLEDVPHFSDYISDLPTYANPLQDNPAYSVVKQYFVHVDDSVPQKVVVHKSSPRGIHFRRAGPRQRVYFQADEVHACIVTCGGLCPGLNTVIRELVCGLYNMYGVKKVLGIEGGYRGFYSKNTIHLTPKFVNDIHKRGGTVIGTSRGGHDTSKIVDSIQDRGINQVYIIGGDGTQKGAAAIYEEVRRRGLKVSVVGIPKTIDNDIPVIDKSFGFDTAVEEAQRAINAAHVEAESMENGIGLVKLMGRYCGFIAMYATLASRDVDCCLIPESPFYLEGPGGLYEYIARCLKDNGHMVIVIAEGAGQELLSGSCGSDKQDASGNKLLQDIGLWLSQRIKDHFSKEHKMTINLKYIDPTYMIRAIPSNASDNVYCTLLAQSAVHGAMAGYTGYTSGLVNGRQTYIPFYRIVDKQNKVVITDRMWARLLSSTNQPSFLTVKDVSEEKKEEETLSQMNQLSNNTEDETVSNPSVK; this comes from the exons ATGGCTACAACTGGTAATAACATTGACAGTAGCAAGGCTAAGATCGTCCATGGCGATGGTGGTTACGTTCTTGAAGATGTTCCTCATTTCTCTGACTATATTTCCGATCTCCCC ACGTATGCTAATCCATTGCAAGACAATCCTGCATACTCTGTTGTCAA GCAGTACTTCGTACATGTTGATGATTCCGTTCCTCAGAAG GTTGTTGTTCACAAAAGTAGTCCAAGAGGAATACATTTTAGGCGTGCTGGACCCCGCCAACGA GTATACTTTCAGGCGGATGAGGTTCATGCCTGCATTGTGACATGTGGTGGTCTTTGCCCCGGACTCAATACTGTGATCAGGGAGCTAGTATGTGGTTTATACAATATGTATGGTGTCAAGAAGGTTCTTGGAATTGAA GGTGGATATAGAGGTTTCTATTCTAAGAATACCATCCATTTGACTCCAAAGTTCGTGAATGATATCCATAAACGTGGTGGAACTGTCATTGGGACATCACGAGGTGGTCATGATACCTCAAAGATAGTTGACAGTATTCAAGATCGTGGCATCAATCAG GTTTATATAATTGGTGGAGATGGAACTCAGAAGGGAGCAGCTGCTATATATGAG GAAGTCAGAAGGAGAGGGCTCAAAGTTTCAGTTGTTGGGATCCCAAAAACCATCGATAATGACATCCCG GTCATTGACAAGTCATTTGGCTTTGACACTGCTGTTGAAGAGGCTCAGCGGGCTATAAATGCAGCCCATGTTGAAGCCGAAAGTATGGAGAATGGTATAGGGCTTGTGAAGTTGATGGGTCGCTATTGTG GGTTCATAGCGATGTATGCAACTCTTGCAAGCAGGGACGTAGACTGTTGTTTAATTCCAGAGTCGCCCTTCTATCTCGAAGGACCTGGTGGACTTTATGAATATATAGCAAGATGTCTCAAAGACAACGGCCACATGGTCATTGTCATTGCAGAAGGAGCTGGACAGGAGCTTCTTTCTGGAAGCTGCGGTTCTGATAAGCAGGATGCTTCTGGAAATAAGCTTCTTCAAGATATTGGGCTATGGCTATCACAGAGAATCAAG gatcatttttctaaagaacATAAGATGACCATAAACCTCAAATATATTG ATCCAACGTATATGATCCGAGCTATTCCAAGTAATGCCTCAGATAATGTTTACTGCACTCTTCTTGCTCAAAGTGCTGTACATGGAGCAATGGCTGGCTACACTGGCTATACTAGTGGACTCGTTAACGGAAGACAGACATACATTCCCTTCTAC CGAATCGTAGATAAGCAGAACAAGGTTGTGATTACTGACAGAATGTGGGCAAGGCTTCTATCGTCAACGAACCAACCAAGCTTTTTAACTGTGAAAGACGTATcggaggagaagaaagaggaagagacATTAAGCCAGATGAACCAGTTAAGCAATAACACCGAGGACGAAACGGTGAGCAATCCTAGTGTAAAGTAG
- the LOC101203212 gene encoding AP-4 complex subunit sigma, protein MGIRFILMVNKQGQTRLAQYYENLTLEERRALEGEIVRKCLARNEQQCSFVEHRNYKIVYRRYASLFFLVGVDNDENELAILEFIHLLVETMDRHFGNVCELDIMFHLEKAHFMLEEMVMNGCIVETSKSNILSPIQLMEKSS, encoded by the exons ATGGGGATCAGATTCATTCTCATGGTGAACAAGCAAGGCCAAACCCGCCTCGCTCAGTATTACGAAAATCTTACTCTTGAAGAACGTCGAGCTCTTGAGGGTGAAATTGTTCGCAAATGTCTCGCTCGTAACGAACAAcag TGTTCCTTTGTCGAGCATCGCAACTATAAGATTGTATATAGGCGATACGCATCTCTGTTTTTTCTGGTTGGAGTTGACAACGACGAA AATGAACTGGCAATTTTGGAATTCATTCACCTTTTGGTTGAGACCATGGACCGTCATTTTGGGAATGTG TGTGAGCTAGATATAATGTTCCATCTAGAGAAAGCACATTTCATGCTGGAGGAGATGGTCATGAATGGGTGTATTGTAGAAACAAGCAAGTCAAACATTCTATCCCCAATTCAACTGATGGAGAAATCATCATGA